From a region of the Podospora pseudopauciseta strain CBS 411.78 chromosome 7 map unlocalized CBS411.78m_7, whole genome shotgun sequence genome:
- the EFM4 gene encoding Protein-lysine N-methyltransferase efm4 (EggNog:ENOG503NZEM; COG:J), producing MTPRCACGNSFRFATTENFFLFPVGKKTAEEKKKMAESKPAHLEPSKLGTKAYWDALYTTELTTHTSDPSLEGTVWFDDSDAEAKILSYLSPNRDDSDSDNEDDDQPPNPHPHDLTPSTASILDLGCGNGSLLFSLRDDGWSGHLLGVDYSPHSISLAKSIAQSRENEDLKSVEFKVWDVLNGDIPSISPPTGWDLVLDKGTFDAVSLSSETDSLGRRINEGYGERVLQLLKTGGVFLVTSCNWTETELRTWFETSTAPNDGKTKLKMAGRVDYPSFSFGGVKGQTISTLCFEKVVVE from the exons ATGACCCCGCGATGCGCCTGTGGGAATAGCTTCAGATTTGCGACAACTGAGaatttctttttgtttccgGTTGGAAAAAAGACAGcagaggagaagaaaaaaatggCCGAGTCCAAGCCTGCACATCTTGAGCCTTCCAAGTTGGGGACAAAAGCTTA CTGGGACGCCCTCTACACAACCGAGCTGACAACCCACACCTCTGACCCCTCGCTAGAGGGCACAGTCTGGTTCGACGACTCGGACGCCGAGGCCAAGATCCTGTCCtacctctcccccaaccgCGACGACTCGGACTCTGACAATGAAGACGACGACCAGCCCCCCAACCCGCACCCGCACGACCTCACCCCCAGCACAGCTTCCATCCTAGACCTAGGCTGCGGCAACGGGTCCCTCCTCTTTTCCCTCCGCGACGACGGCTGGTCCGGCCACCTGTTGGGAGTCGACTACTCCCCccactccatctccctcgccaaatCCATCGCCCAGTCCCGCGAGAACGAAGATCTCAAGAGTGTAGAGTTCAAAGTCTGGGACGTCCTAAACGGCGacatcccctccatctcccccccaaccggCTGggacctcgtcctcgacaaAGGCACCTTCGACGccgtctccctctcctccgaaACCGACTCCCTCGGCCGCAGGATCAACGAGGGCTACGGCGAGCgcgtcctccagctcctcaagACGGGTggcgtcttcctcgtcacgTCCTGCAACTGGACCGAGACCGAACTCCGCACCTGGTTCGAGACCTCGACCGCCCCCAACGACGGAAAGACCAAACTGAAAATGGCAGGCAGGGTAGACTACCCTAGTTTCAGCTTTGGGGGTGTCAAAGGGCAGACCATCTCGACGCTGTGTTTTGAAAAGGTCGTTGTTGAGTAG